DNA sequence from the Arthrobacter sp. V1I9 genome:
GTGGCTGACAGGCCGATGAAGGTGATCAGGAGCGAGAGCGGGATCGACACGGCCGTCACCAGCGTTGAGCGGGCAGACATCAGGAAGACCAGGATGACCGCAACGGCGAAGCCGAGCCCCAGCAGGCCCTCGGTGGTGAGGTCCTTAATGGATTTTTCGATGAAGGGGGCCTGGTCGAACACCGGTGTGAACTTAGCGTTCGATCCCAGTTCGGCCTCAAGCTCGTCCAGTGTGTCCCGCACGGCATGCGAGATGCCCACAGTGTCGCCTTCGGGCTTTTTGGTAACGGAGACGGCGAGCGTTTCTTCGCCGTTGGTCCGTGTGATGGAGGTGCGTTCGTCGTCCTTGAGGGACACGTCCGCCACGGTGCCGACGGTGGCGGCGTCCTTTGCCCCGGCGAGGGGGAGCGCCTTGATGGCATCCAGCGAATCCACCGGGCTGCCGATCTGCAGGGACAGCGTTTTGCCCTGCTCCTCAAGGGTCCCCGCCGGAACCAGGGTGCCGTTGTTGCCCAGCGCGTCGCGGATAGAGGCGATGGTCGCTCCGGCGGAGGCCATGGCTTCGGGGCGGGGAAGGATTTCGATGTGCTGGGTGGCGCCGCCGGTCACGTCCGCGCCCCGGACGCCGTCGATCTTCTGCAGCCGTGGGACGCTCAGCCGCTGGAGGTCGGCGTTCAGCTCGCTGAGCGATTTGTCGGAGGACACCGCCAGGAACACGATGGGGAAGTCGTTGATGCTGCCGGCAAAGGCCTGCGGCTGTACGTCCTCGGGCAGGGAACGCTTGGCGTTGGAGATGGCCCGGTCAATCTGGTTCCGGGCCCGGTCCAGGTTGGACCCGTACGTGAAGACCATGGTGATCTGCGAGACGCCGTTGCGCGACGTGGAGGAGGTGGATTCCAGCCCCTCCACGCCGTTCAGTGCAGTCTCCAGCGGCCCGCTGACCTGCTTGTCCACCACCTCCGGGGAGGCGCCCGGCATTGCAGTCAGCACCGTGATCTGGGGGAACTCGATCGACGGGATGAGCTCCTGCTTCAGCGACGACATGGTGATCACGCCGAAGACGGAAGCGAATACGGTGATCAGTGCGATCAGCGCCCGGTTTGCAAGTGAGAGTTGTGCCAGCCGGAACATCTGATCGGTCTCCTGTGGGGTTTTAGCGAAACTGTTGTGTGCCGGAAGCCGGCCACTCACCCCGTGCAGGGGTCAATGGCCGGCGGAAACGCTCTCCAGCTGGAGGGACCTGGCCGTTGCCCTTTCGAGCTCCACGGCAAGTTCCGGGTTGTCATCGAGCTTGATGCCGTAACCGGGCATCATTTCCTTCAGCTTGGACTGCCAGCCCTTGAAGTTCTTCGGGAAAGCCTTCCGCAGCAGTTCGATCATGATGGGCACCGCGGTGGAGGCGCCAGGGGAAGCACCGAGGAGTGCGCCGATGGAGCCGTCACGGCCGGCGATCACTTCAGTACCGAACTGAAGGACGCCGCCCTTTTGCGGGTCTTTCTTGATGATCTGTACACGCTGGCCGGCGGTGATCAGTTCCCAGTCGCCCGCTTTGGCCTCCGGGTAGTACTCGCGCAGGGCTTCCACCTTGTCGGCGTGCTTCTTCGCCACTTCCTTCACCAGGTATGCCGTGAGGTCCATGTTGTCCTTGGCAACGGCGAGCATGGGGATGATGTTGCCGGGCCGGATGGACAGCGGCAGGTCCAGGTAGGAGCCGCTCTTGAGGAAGTTGGTGGAGAATCCGGCGTAGGGACCGAAGAGCAGGGAACGCTTGCCGTTGACGTACCGGGTGTCCAGGTGCGGCACGGACATGGGGGGAGCTCCCACGGACGCCTGTCCGTAAACCTTGGCACTGTGCTGCGCCGCCAGGGTTTCGTCGGTGCAGCGGAAGAACTGGCCGGAGACGGGGAACCCGCCGTAGCCCTTGCTTTCCGGAATCCCGGAAGCCTGGAGCAGGTGAAGCGCGCCGCCGCCGGCGCCCACGAAGACGAACTTGGCGTGGATTTTGCTGTGTTCCCCGGACTTGGGGTACTTCAGCGAAAGGTTCCAGCCGCCGTCGGACGCCCTGGAGATGCCCGTGACGTCGTGGCCGTAGTTGATTTCGACGCCGTTGTTCCCGAGGTAGGTGGTCAGCTCGCGGGTCAGCGCCCCGAAGTCCACATCCGTACCCTCGGCAGCGCGGGTGGCCGCGATCCGCTCCTTGGGGTCACGCCCCTTGACGATCAGCGGAGCCCACTTGCCGATCTGGCCGTGGTCCTCGGAGTATTCCATGCTGCGGAACAGGGCGTGCGGCTTAAGCGCCTCGTAGCGGGTCTTGAGGAACTTGGTGTTCGCCTCGCCGATCACAAAGCTCATGTGCGGCACGGTGTTGATGAAGCCCTTGGGCGAGCCGATCAGGGACTGGTCCACCAGGTGGGACCAGAATTGGCGGGAAAGCTGGAACTGCTCGTTAATGAGCAGTGCCTTGGTGGGGTCCACCGAGCCGTCTTTGGCTGCGGGGGAGTAGTTGAGTTCGCAGAGGGCGGCGTGGCCGGTTCCTGCGTTGTTCCATGGGCCCGAGCTTTCCAGCCCCGGCTCGTCCAGCCGCTCGAACATGGAAATGGTCCAGTTCGGCTCCACGCTGCTTGATGAATGCCCCCAGCGTGGCGCTCATGATGCCACCGCCAATCAGGACGACGTCGGCATGAGGGGTCTTGGAAATGAAAGTCACGATCAGTCTCCGATTGCAGCGGCTCTGGCTGTCACAGAATATCCCCGGGCAGCCCTACTACTGAAATTGGACTGGCCCGTCAAGGCTTCAGTTGCACTTTAGTGAAAACTTCATTTAAGACAGGCGACGCCGGATAACTCACCACACGGTCCGAGAGGGCCAGCGCGGAGATCGGGAAGGCAATGGGCACCGCGGGAACGGATGCTGCGATTTGGGCATTAATGGTGTGATATTGCTCATCGCGTTCCTCCCCCTCCGGCAGCCCGCGCGCGCGGCTGATCTTCGAAAAGACCTGCGGATCCTGGTAGCCGAACTCGCCGTTCTTTTCCCCGAAGAGGGGTCCAACAAAGTTGTCGGCGTCGGAGTAGGAGCCGTTCCAGCCCAGCAGGTGGAGTGCATGGTCGCCCGGTGACTGGACCTTCTGGAGGTAGCCATCGGACCAGTCAACGGGCACGGGCTGGATGTTGAACCCTGCCGCCGTGAGCTGCCGGCTGATTTCGGCGTAGACCTTTTCAGGTGTGGGAAGGTACGGCCGGGTGACATTCAACGGGTAGTAGAACCTCAGCGCTTCGCCGGCGTATCCGGCCTCCTTGAGGTACTCCTTGGCCTTTGCCGGATCATGGCCCAGGGCAGGGGCGTCATTGTTGAACCCGCTGATCTTGGGCGGAACAAACTGCGTGGCCGCAGCGGTGTTATCGATGAAGAACTTGCGGATCAACGTTTCTTTGTCAATCGCCAACTCGATGGCCTGGCGGACTTTTTGGTTCTGCAGGACCGGGATTTCCTGGTTGATCCCTAAGTACATCACCGAGAACGGATCGCGCTGCACGATCTGCTTGCCGCGCTTGACGAGTTGGTCGAAGTTCCCAACCGTCACGGCGTCGTAGCCATCGATTTTGCCGTCCAGCAGTGCCTGGAGGCGCGCCTGGGGATGGTTGTAGGCCACGAAGTTGATGGTGGCAATTTGCCCCCGGTCCCCCCAGTAGGACGGATTGCTGACCAGCGTGACGCTTCCTTCATCCCAGGACTTCAGGCTGAACGGACCTGTTCCCACCGGGTGGGCGCCGTACGCCGACAAGGCCTGGCCACCGCGGGTCCGGTCCAGCACATCCGCCTTGCCTGCTGCCAGTGCCGCGGGAGAGGCGATGGCGAAGGCAGGCAGGGTCAGAGCCTGTAGGAATGCTGTGAAGCGCTGCGTGAGGTCGATCTGCACGGTGTCGGCGGTCGGCGCGGTGCAGCTCTTGAAGATGGACAGGGCCGCCTCGTCCGAGTGCGCCTTGAACACGCCCTTGAACGAGCTGCCCGGGGCCTTCCGGCGCAGTTCTGCGGAGAAGGCAAACCACCGGTTGAAGTTTGCGCACACTGCGTCCGCGTTGAACGGCGTTCCGTCCTGGAAGGTGACGCCGCTGCGCAGCTTAAACGTGTAGGTACGGCCCTCGTTGGATTCGCTCCACTCGGTGGCCAGCAGCGGGGTGGGTTGACCGGTGGTCTGGTCCACGCCCACCAGCCCCTCCAGGATCTGCCGGGTGATGCGCTGGGACTCAACGTCGCTCGACAGCGCCGGGTCCAGGCCCAGCGGCTGCACTGCGGTGCCGAAGTTGAAGGTCGCCGTGGGCTCGGCGGAGGCGCTCGGAGTTGGCGTGGTGGACGACGGCGAAGGGGCAGGAACACCCGTGCAGGAGGTGACGCTCATCGCCAGGAGGACGGCTCCGGTCGTGATGACCGTCCGCCGCGATGGACTGCTGGGCACTCGTTTATCACCTCTGGATTTTGCCGGCGCCGCCGACTGCGGGCCGGGACCCAGTCTAGTTGACCCCGTACTCCCGTTCCCGTCAGGGCCGCCCGCAGAAACGGCCATGAACGCGGGCGGGCCTGGTCCTGTGGGACCGGGCCCGCCCCGTGCTTACGAAATTACTTGGGCATCAGCACCGAGTCGATGAGGTAAACCGTTGCGTTCTTGGTCTGGACGCCGCCGCAGATCACCTTGGCGTCATCCACCTTGAGGGCGTCACCGCTGCCGGTGACGGTGACGGACCCGCCCTGGACGGTGGCGTGGCTGCCGGCGATCTTGTCAGGAGCGATCTGGCCGGGAACCACGTGGTAGGTGAGGATCTTGCTGAGGAGGGCATCGTCCGTCTTCAGCGTTTCGAGGGTGGCGGCATCGATCTTTGCGAAGGCGTCATCAACCGGTGCGAAGACCGTGAACTCGCCGCCGTTGAGGGTGTCCACCAGGTCCACCTTCGGGTTCAGCTTGCCGGACACGGCGGAAGTCAGGGTGGTGAGGATGGGATTGTTCGATGCAGCGACGGCCACCGGATCCAGTGCCATGCCTTCAACGGAGCCTGCACCCGTGGGTACCTGCTTGGCGTAACCAGCACAGCCCGGGCCAACGAGGTTTGCGGCCGGATCCATGGTGGCGGCAGTGGCGCTGGCGGACGGGGAAGGGGCCATGCTGGAAGCTGCAGGTGCGGCGGCAGGGGCGGAGGAACTTGAGGTGCCGGCCGAGCCGCCACACGCCGTGAGGCTCAGCAGAGCGGCAGCTGCGACGCCTGCGACCGTGAAAGTTGTGCGCTTGATTGTCTGCATTTCGGTTCTCCTTGTGTTTAGCGTTTCGCAGGCGGCGGACCGGATGTCCGGGGCCTTGTTTGCGTCTGGCTGGCGGGCACCTGCCCTTGGCTGGTGTCTCAATGGGTATTCGGGAGTTGTACGAATACGGATGGGTCAAACATCAAGGAGTTTTGTGCGTGCCGCGAACCTGCAGCTTTTTGGGCACCGGCGGCGCGTGCGCCCACGGGAAAAAGAAAAGAGATCCCCCGGCCGGAGCCGGAGGACCTCTTGGTGTGCGCAAGGGGGGACTTGAACCCCCACGCCCGAAGGCACAGGAACCTAAATCCTGCGTGTCTGCCAATTTCACCACTCGCGCTTGGCATGGCAGCGTGTCCGAGACCTCTAATAACAGGGCTGGTAAACGCACGACGCCGGATGCCAGTTTTTATTGTAGCGTCGCGCAGGCCGGACCTGCGTCAGCACCGGTCACGTCAGGCGTCCAGCTTCAGGTCCCGGCGCAGCTTCGCCACGTGTCCAGTGGCACGGACGTTGTACTGGGCGATCGCCACCTTGCCGTCGGGATCAACCACAATGGTGGAGCGGATCAGGCCCTGGTAGGTCTTGCCATAGTTTTTCTTTTCACCCCAGGCCCCGTAAGCCTCCGCGACGGCATGGTCCTCGTCCGAGAGCAACGGGAAACTGAGGGCTTCCTGGGCGGCAAATTTTGCAAGTTTCTCCACCGGGTCGGGGGAGATCCCCAGGACGTCATATCCGGCCGACTGCAGGGACGCCAGGTTGTCCCGGAAATCGCAGGCCTCCTTGGTGCACCCCGGTGTTGCAGCTGCCGGGTAGAAGTAGACAATCGTGTGGCGGCCCGGGCGCGGTGCGAGGCTGGTGTCTTTGCCTGCTGAATCCCTGAGTGTGAATGGGGGCGCTTCTTCACCGGTTACGAGTCTGTCAGCCATTGTTTTTCTCCTTGTTGCGGGCGGGACACACCACCCTAGTAAGCAGTCCGGAGCAGTGCCAATCGACACTTGGCTATACTTGCTGCTATGCCTGATATGGATCAATGGCCCACAGGGCGCCTCTTGTCCACTGCTGCGCGCCTCGTCGAACACTCATGGAATGAAAAACTTGGGGCCATTGGCCTTACCCATGCGGGTGTTATAGCCATCGAGGTTCTCCACGCACAAGGCCCCATGACGCAGGCACAGCTTGCCCAGTACGTGCGGGTTCAGGCCCAGACGATGGGTAAAACGCTCAGCCGGCTGGAGTCCCACGGCCACATCGTCAGGGTCCGCAGCACGTCCGACCGCAGAAGCCACGTGGTGTCTTTGACGGAACAGGGCCGGCAAGCTGTTGCTGCTGCCGTGGAAATGGAGCGCACCGTGCTTGCTGCCGCCACCATCGACCCCGATGTCCTCCGCCAGGAACTCAAAGCTGTTGTCCGGGAGCTGGCAAGCCAGTTCGGATCGCAGGCAACCGGAGAGTTCCTGGAGAATCCATCCATGACCCCATAGCGTCGGGGCCTCTACCGCCGCTGCCTACCGCGTACAGGCGTGATCCCAGCTTCTCTTTGAAGCTGAGGTCACGCCTTTTCTTTTATGCGGGGGCTTAGGCGGAACAATTCGCGGACAAAACAAAACAGCCCCTGGCTTGCGTTTCCGCAAGCCAGGGGCTCTTTTCCCAGTGGTGCACCCCCCGGGACTTGAACCCGGAACCCATTGATTAAGAGTCAATTGCTCTGCCAATTGAGCTAGAGGTGCATCTTTTGTTTCGATCGTTTGGGGCTTTTTGTTTCCCCGTTGATCTCCGCAACGACATGAAACTCTACACGAACTTCCGGTGCATGTGAAATCGGCGCCCGCCGGCACTCCCCGCTCGGCCGGAAGGGGGCAGAACCAGCACAAACTCAGGGTTTTGGTTGTTAGTGACCAGCCAAGACCGCCCGCGCTGCGTCCCGGATCCGCCCATACCAGCTTGTGAAATGGGCCACAAGCAGGCTGGCTTCTCTGCCGGCTGGGTACACCGTCCACATCGGCCGGGGGAAGTACTGCTAGATCCGCCTGCGCCTCGGCGCCCTGAATCCTGCAGCCTCGGCGTGGGCGGCCGATTCAAACCACACTTCAGCCCGGACCTGCCCGTATTCGGGGTGTCCCTCGTCGTAGTAGACCATGGCGCCGGCGTCACCCTTAACGGTGTAGTCCGCTGGCCCGCTGCCGTCCGCCGCT
Encoded proteins:
- a CDS encoding ABC transporter substrate-binding protein, with the translated sequence MPSSPSRRTVITTGAVLLAMSVTSCTGVPAPSPSSTTPTPSASAEPTATFNFGTAVQPLGLDPALSSDVESQRITRQILEGLVGVDQTTGQPTPLLATEWSESNEGRTYTFKLRSGVTFQDGTPFNADAVCANFNRWFAFSAELRRKAPGSSFKGVFKAHSDEAALSIFKSCTAPTADTVQIDLTQRFTAFLQALTLPAFAIASPAALAAGKADVLDRTRGGQALSAYGAHPVGTGPFSLKSWDEGSVTLVSNPSYWGDRGQIATINFVAYNHPQARLQALLDGKIDGYDAVTVGNFDQLVKRGKQIVQRDPFSVMYLGINQEIPVLQNQKVRQAIELAIDKETLIRKFFIDNTAAATQFVPPKISGFNNDAPALGHDPAKAKEYLKEAGYAGEALRFYYPLNVTRPYLPTPEKVYAEISRQLTAAGFNIQPVPVDWSDGYLQKVQSPGDHALHLLGWNGSYSDADNFVGPLFGEKNGEFGYQDPQVFSKISRARGLPEGEERDEQYHTINAQIAASVPAVPIAFPISALALSDRVVSYPASPVLNEVFTKVQLKP
- the bcp gene encoding thioredoxin-dependent thiol peroxidase, with the translated sequence MADRLVTGEEAPPFTLRDSAGKDTSLAPRPGRHTIVYFYPAAATPGCTKEACDFRDNLASLQSAGYDVLGISPDPVEKLAKFAAQEALSFPLLSDEDHAVAEAYGAWGEKKNYGKTYQGLIRSTIVVDPDGKVAIAQYNVRATGHVAKLRRDLKLDA
- a CDS encoding MarR family winged helix-turn-helix transcriptional regulator, translated to MDQWPTGRLLSTAARLVEHSWNEKLGAIGLTHAGVIAIEVLHAQGPMTQAQLAQYVRVQAQTMGKTLSRLESHGHIVRVRSTSDRRSHVVSLTEQGRQAVAAAVEMERTVLAAATIDPDVLRQELKAVVRELASQFGSQATGEFLENPSMTP
- a CDS encoding fasciclin domain-containing protein, with translation MQTIKRTTFTVAGVAAAALLSLTACGGSAGTSSSSAPAAAPAASSMAPSPSASATAATMDPAANLVGPGCAGYAKQVPTGAGSVEGMALDPVAVAASNNPILTTLTSAVSGKLNPKVDLVDTLNGGEFTVFAPVDDAFAKIDAATLETLKTDDALLSKILTYHVVPGQIAPDKIAGSHATVQGGSVTVTGSGDALKVDDAKVICGGVQTKNATVYLIDSVLMPK